In Setaria viridis chromosome 5, Setaria_viridis_v4.0, whole genome shotgun sequence, the genomic stretch GCTTTAGCCGACTCAATGCTAATAGGAGCCTtaacctcaatccacttggtaaacttgtcaactGCCATGAAGATGTGTGTGTAGCCGCCTAGAGCAGTTTTGAATGGTCCGaccatgtctagcccccagcatgcaaaaggcCAAGATGGTGGGATGGTGTGCAGGGCCTGAGCCAGAAGGTGCTGCTGCTCGAAGAAGAATTTACACCCTATGCGTCATTGGATgagctcctttgcatcggctaccacTGTTGGCCAATAGAAATCAGAGCGGAAGGCTTTGCCAACCAAAGTGCCCGAGGCAGCATGGTTGCCACGTGTTCCTGAGTGGATTTCATGCAGGAGTTCAATGCCCTCGCTATGCAGAACACACTTCATCAGAATTCTTGTAGATGCAGCttttctgtagagctccttTCCAATGACAACGTAGTTTGCGCTCCACCGAGCTAGATTTTCATGCTCTATTTTATCTTCTAGCACCATCTGGtcggtgatcaaggctatggACAGGGCGCACCCGTCTTCTTCTGCCTTGATCATCATGATGTCAGTGGGTTTTGGGTCGGCCGAGCCTTGAGCACCGGCGTCGTTGACCTGGTCCAGATCCAGGattttgatggaaggtttccAGAGATCTTGTACGAATATGCCAGCCAGAACCTGAGCACGCT encodes the following:
- the LOC117856304 gene encoding uncharacterized protein — protein: MDAYCTEIHKLEAHLDDLEFRHVPRDHNIAVAVPSKLGSKRAQVLAGIFVQDLWKPSIKILDLDQVNDAGAQGSADPKPTDIMMIKAEEDGCALSIALITDQMVLEDKIEHENLARWSANYVVIGKELYRKAASTRILMKCVLHSEGIELLHEIHSGTRGNHAASGTLVGKAFRSDFYWPTVVADAKELIQ